Proteins encoded together in one Mugil cephalus isolate CIBA_MC_2020 chromosome 16, CIBA_Mcephalus_1.1, whole genome shotgun sequence window:
- the LOC125022337 gene encoding uncharacterized protein LOC125022337 — protein MGGDFMGASGSPDPGNKAVGECGKRLSDSLWASEDLSCRSENVRDPQTNRGSPEWTGGVDPQRAISLDASGCQTEMSNLALVRSTALEDLTAIGDRGSWDGQGVELVPEHPEDGPTPGGAAFTSCSDSGNKSITQQAPHAQSLPLSSFDSHVEDLHSAETSGNISEKDRHFAKLPSDTAAESSSDSWSHRAGSSEPDISNDSETRSSVVQTTGTAQLQKTSQQSASARKSLVPVAVFKGLFAVMFTSSEPALFSLLLPLL, from the coding sequence ATGGGCGGCGACTTCATGGGAGCTTCCGGCTCGCCGGACCCAGGAAACAAGGCGGTGGGGGAGTGTGGGAAGAGGCTGAGTGACTCTTTATGGGCCTCTGAAGACCtcagctgcaggtcagagaACGTGCGGGACCCCCAGACCAACAGGGGGAGCCCTGAGTGGACTGGAGGTGTGGATCCTCAGAGGGCGATCAGCCTCGACGCCTCGGGGTGCCAGACCGAAATGAGCAATCTGGCTTTAGTCCGCAGCACGGCTTTGGAAGACCTGACCGCCATCGGAGACAGAGGCTCGTGGGATGGTCAAGGAGTGGAGCTGGTTCCAGAGCATCCTGAAGACGGACCGACGCCTGGTGGAGCAGCTTTCACGTCCTGCAGTGACTCTGGAAACAAAAGTATCACACAACAGGCTCCTCATGCACAAAGCCTGCCGCTGTCTAGCTTTGATTCTCATGTAGAAGACCTTCATTcagcagaaaccagtgggaacATTTCAGAGAAGGATCGTCATTTTGCCAAATTGCCATCTGACACCGCAGCCGAAAGCAGCAGTGACTCATGGTCACATAGGGCCGGCTCTTCAGAGCCTGACATTTCTAATGACTCAGAGACGAGGAGCAGTGTGGTTCAGACCACTGGCACCGCTCAGCTCCAGAAAACATCCCAACAAAGCGCTTCAGCCAGAAAGTCTCTGGTGCCGGTCGCCGTTTTCAAAGGTCTGTTTGCTGTCATGTTCACCAGTTCAGAACCAGCCCTCTTCAGTTTACTCCTCCCACTTCTTTGA